From Paenibacillus sp. V4I7, one genomic window encodes:
- the mglC gene encoding galactose/methyl galactoside ABC transporter permease MglC, with protein sequence MSTKTETLKSRDISGFVTKYAIYIVLVVLVIGIAIYDPRFLSVNILRDILLQSSTRVIIALGAAFILITGGTDLSTGRIVGLTAVISASMLQTQEYGRRFFPNLPELPLIVPILIAIAAGLLVGLINGIIVAKFKVPPFIATLGTMVAVYGANSLYFDMKPNQSQPIGGLRSDFSQLGTGAIGTGSTYSIPYIVIIAIVVSIIVWIVFNKTKLGKYMYAIGGNIHAAVVSGINVNRYLIYIYAIAGALYGLAGVLEAARTGGATNNYGNMYELDAIAACVVGGVSTSGGIGTVPGVLAGVLIFSVINYGLTFIGISPYWQLIIKGVIIVAAVAFDMRKYMNSK encoded by the coding sequence ATGAGTACGAAGACAGAAACATTGAAATCCAGAGACATTAGTGGGTTCGTCACCAAATACGCAATCTACATCGTGCTAGTCGTGTTAGTTATCGGTATCGCGATATATGATCCACGCTTTTTATCCGTAAATATCCTTCGAGATATTTTACTGCAGTCATCCACACGCGTCATTATCGCCTTGGGTGCGGCATTCATCTTGATCACAGGGGGAACCGACCTTTCGACAGGACGTATCGTCGGCTTGACCGCCGTTATCTCCGCTTCCATGCTGCAAACGCAGGAGTATGGTCGAAGATTTTTCCCGAATTTGCCGGAGCTGCCATTGATCGTGCCGATTCTTATTGCGATTGCAGCCGGTCTATTAGTAGGTTTGATCAATGGGATCATTGTTGCAAAATTCAAGGTTCCACCGTTCATCGCAACTTTGGGTACGATGGTAGCCGTATACGGAGCTAACTCCTTATACTTTGATATGAAACCGAATCAGTCACAGCCGATTGGCGGATTAAGATCAGATTTCAGTCAGCTGGGAACAGGCGCGATCGGAACCGGTTCTACGTATTCCATTCCTTACATTGTCATTATTGCCATTGTTGTATCTATCATCGTTTGGATTGTGTTCAACAAAACGAAGCTGGGGAAATATATGTACGCCATCGGCGGCAACATTCACGCAGCGGTCGTTTCAGGTATTAACGTAAACCGTTACCTCATCTACATCTATGCGATTGCTGGCGCTTTGTATGGTCTGGCAGGGGTGCTGGAAGCAGCAAGAACGGGTGGCGCAACGAATAACTACGGGAATATGTACGAGCTTGATGCAATCGCAGCTTGCGTCGTCGGTGGTGTATCCACTTCCGGTGGTATCGGAACTGTACCTGGTGTTCTTGCAGGGGTTTTAATTTTCAGCGTTATCAACTATGGTTTGACGTTTATCGGAATTAGTCCTTACTGGCAGTTGATTATTAAAGGTGTAATTATCGTCGCGGCTGTTGCCTTCGATATGCGCAAATACATGAATTCCAAATAA
- a CDS encoding sugar ABC transporter ATP-binding protein, protein MTEHDYLLEMNQISKEFPGVKALDNVTLKVRPGSVHALMGENGAGKSTLMKCLFGIYKPDGGEIKLNGEVVSIQSSKDALSSGISMIHQELHPVPHRNVMENIWLGRFPLKGIGPLKLVDHKKMRRDTESLFKQLQMDINPDTLVGTLSVSKVQSIEIAKAVSFNSKVIVMDEPTSSLTGNEVEQLFRIIRDLRSRGVSIIYISHKMEEILEISDEVTIMRDGTKIGTWASSELTTDMIISKMVGRDLKERFPERSNVPNGVLMKVEGLTSIIPRSFKNVSFDLRKGEILGVGGLVGAQRTELIEALFGMRGVASGSISMHGKQVKLKSPIDAIKQKIALLTEERRVTGIFPVLSVLENTVIANLGRYMNPLGFINEAKRKVEVERSIEMLRVKTPNMHALIKNLSGGNQQKVLLARWLLTEPDVLLLDEPTRGIDVGAKFEIYSIIADLAKQGKSIIMISSEMPELLGMSDRIMVMCEGRLTGIVEGNKATEEEIMRLAAQHMA, encoded by the coding sequence ATGACTGAACATGACTATTTATTGGAAATGAATCAAATCTCCAAAGAATTCCCCGGCGTCAAAGCGCTGGATAACGTTACCCTCAAAGTTCGCCCGGGAAGCGTGCATGCGCTGATGGGAGAGAACGGTGCGGGCAAATCGACGCTGATGAAATGCTTGTTCGGTATTTATAAGCCGGATGGTGGAGAAATCAAATTGAATGGCGAAGTTGTTTCCATTCAAAGTTCGAAAGATGCTTTATCAAGCGGCATTTCCATGATCCATCAGGAGCTTCATCCGGTTCCTCATCGTAACGTAATGGAGAATATTTGGCTTGGCAGATTTCCGCTAAAAGGGATCGGACCTTTGAAATTAGTGGATCATAAGAAGATGCGCAGAGATACAGAGAGCTTATTCAAACAGCTCCAGATGGATATTAATCCGGACACACTGGTAGGAACATTATCTGTTTCTAAGGTGCAGTCCATTGAAATTGCCAAGGCTGTGTCATTCAATTCGAAAGTCATTGTTATGGATGAGCCGACTTCTTCACTAACGGGTAACGAAGTTGAGCAGCTGTTTCGCATCATTCGCGACCTGAGAAGTCGTGGCGTTTCGATCATCTATATTTCACATAAAATGGAAGAAATTCTTGAAATTTCTGATGAAGTGACGATTATGCGAGACGGTACCAAGATCGGTACGTGGGCTTCGTCGGAGTTAACGACCGACATGATTATTTCGAAGATGGTCGGACGAGATCTGAAGGAGCGTTTCCCTGAGCGCAGCAATGTGCCGAACGGTGTATTAATGAAAGTCGAAGGACTGACTTCTATCATTCCAAGATCATTTAAGAACGTATCCTTTGATCTTCGTAAGGGAGAGATTCTTGGAGTCGGTGGTCTTGTTGGTGCTCAGCGGACGGAGTTGATTGAAGCTTTGTTCGGGATGAGAGGTGTTGCTTCCGGCAGCATTTCCATGCATGGCAAGCAAGTGAAGCTCAAGTCGCCGATCGATGCTATTAAGCAGAAAATCGCTTTGCTCACGGAAGAGCGTCGTGTAACGGGTATTTTCCCCGTACTATCTGTTCTTGAAAACACCGTGATTGCGAATTTGGGCAGGTATATGAATCCACTGGGCTTTATTAACGAAGCTAAACGTAAAGTAGAAGTCGAACGAAGTATCGAAATGCTTCGGGTGAAGACACCGAATATGCACGCGTTGATCAAGAACCTGTCAGGTGGTAACCAACAAAAGGTGCTGCTTGCCAGATGGCTGCTCACAGAACCGGACGTGCTTCTGCTTGATGAACCGACACGGGGAATTGACGTAGGTGCTAAATTCGAAATTTACTCCATCATCGCTGACCTTGCGAAGCAGGGGAAAAGTATTATCATGATCTCTTCTGAAATGCCCGAACTGTTAGGGATGTCAGACCGAATCATGGTCATGTGTGAAGGACGCCTTACAGGCATTGTAGAAGGAAATAAAGCAACGGAAGAAGAGATCATGCGCCTTGCTGCACAGCATATGGCATAA
- a CDS encoding galactose ABC transporter substrate-binding protein yields the protein MKKLITLAVAGALVATVAGCGNKTETPTPAPAATAGAAATPKAADTAKKPTIGVAIYKFDDTFMSGVRAAIADAAKDKATVDIVDSQNSQPTQNDKVDLFITKKVNALAINAVDRTAAGVIIDKAKAANVPVVFLNREPLADDMKKWDKVYYVGAKAEQSGTMEGQLLVDYFKAHPEADKNKDGKIQYVMLKGEPGHQDAELRTKFSIQAITDAGLGVEKVAEDTAMWDRVKGQEKMAAFLASSENKIEAVLANNDDMALGAIEALKAKGYFKDNKFLPVVGVDATAPALQALSDGTLLGTVLNDAKNQGAATTNVAAALANGKTPSKETTGYDVTDGKYVWISYKKITKANMNEAK from the coding sequence TTGAAAAAATTGATTACACTTGCAGTAGCAGGCGCTTTGGTTGCAACCGTAGCAGGCTGTGGTAATAAAACTGAAACACCAACACCTGCTCCAGCAGCAACTGCCGGCGCAGCAGCAACTCCAAAAGCTGCAGACACAGCTAAAAAACCTACAATTGGTGTAGCCATCTACAAATTTGACGATACATTCATGTCTGGTGTTCGTGCCGCGATCGCTGATGCTGCTAAAGATAAAGCAACAGTTGATATCGTAGACAGCCAGAACTCACAACCAACTCAAAATGATAAAGTCGATCTTTTCATCACGAAAAAAGTAAACGCTCTAGCGATTAACGCAGTTGACCGTACAGCGGCAGGCGTTATCATCGACAAAGCAAAAGCTGCAAACGTTCCAGTTGTTTTCTTGAACCGTGAGCCACTTGCTGATGATATGAAGAAATGGGATAAAGTTTACTACGTAGGCGCTAAAGCTGAGCAATCCGGTACTATGGAAGGCCAACTGCTGGTTGACTACTTCAAAGCTCACCCAGAAGCGGATAAAAACAAAGACGGTAAAATCCAATACGTTATGCTGAAAGGCGAGCCAGGACATCAAGATGCTGAGCTTCGCACGAAGTTCTCCATCCAAGCGATCACTGATGCTGGTCTTGGTGTAGAAAAAGTAGCGGAAGATACAGCTATGTGGGACCGCGTTAAAGGTCAAGAAAAAATGGCAGCATTCTTAGCTTCCAGCGAAAATAAAATCGAAGCTGTTCTTGCGAACAACGATGATATGGCACTTGGCGCTATCGAAGCTTTGAAAGCAAAAGGCTATTTCAAAGACAACAAATTCCTACCGGTTGTAGGCGTAGATGCTACAGCTCCTGCTCTTCAAGCGCTTAGTGATGGCACATTGCTCGGAACGGTTCTGAACGATGCGAAAAACCAAGGTGCAGCAACAACGAATGTAGCAGCAGCACTTGCTAACGGTAAAACACCAAGCAAAGAAACAACAGGCTACGATGTAACTGACGGCAAATATGTATGGATTTCCTACAAAAAGATTACAAAAGCTAACATGAACGAAGCGAAGTAA